aaaaaaatagtttgaCATAATTCTACAATTCAATCAAAAACTGTTAAgagctctttaatttctcatcatTCTTCAATTCCTTAAAATTCCTCCACAAATACCTTCCACTAGCCATATCAACAAATACCCAGAATCCATTCTTAACCATCTGGAAATTCAATAACAGGAAAAAAATtgcaattaatttaaataatataatgataTGAACATGATTTAATGATAATACGAACACGAATGCATACCATTTTGAAACTGAAATCTTGTTCATTTTTGGCAACAACTTTCCTTGAATCTTCAGAAACCCCATCATCCGCATCAACCGATGAACCCACCGCCGTTCTCCAAGCGAAATACCCAGCTAAAATCGCCGAGAAAAACACCAACAAGAACCTCATAGGACAcatgtttttcaatttttttcttcaaTGAAAGAGAAAGATTTAGAGATTCGATTAGAAACccagaattttttttctttgtttatgCGATATGATAGATTGGAATTACGAAGAATGTAAAAGGAAGAAAGCtgaaaattaaaggaaaaaatggtgagaatttttttttttgggaaaacGCCAGAGAATGTAAAAAGTGTTTAAATGATATATTGGAAAAAAACGCGTTTGCTGAAGATAGAAGTTTTCTCCTCAAAAAAGGGCTTTTGGTATATTATTGTATGGCTTCACAAAGTCAAATGATGGCTTACCAACTCCATTAATAATTTGATCGTCATTTTATCGATTTTCAGTTTTGGGTTTTAGCAGCAAAAATGAAATATTTAATTATAGCTTTTAGTCTCTAGAAAAAGGGGAATATCGACCAAATTGGGAAAGAAGCAGCCTAATTTGTTTCTAATTtaagatatatttataaattaaacccttaatgtttacattttttatcaatttagctctttctttttttttagttaaatttagccctttaccttttaaaaataatcaattgttatttttttaacaaaaatattaactaaaatattaaattttaaacatgTCAACTCTCATGGCAACCTAAGTGTACTTTgtgtttttttatcttttagatttttaaaattttaaattatttattaacgtGGAATATAAGACAAACAATGTTATGTTAGTATGAAATACACTTGGGCTCAGGGGTAAAGCCAACAATTCATTATTAGGgggctaaaataaaattttaaaattttgttggcTAAAGTTAAaaatttgttcaaaaaataattaaattgaatacttCATAACTAAAAGGACTAAAAGAGATATTATAACCCGTAACTAAGGGAGGACAAGGCTACCATCTACCTCTCTTCCTACACCCCTACTTGGACATTAATATTAACATcgttaaaaaattaatgttttaatccGTTGATGGCTAAATATTCAATGCTCAATACCcctataatattaattaataaagtcGAGGCATTGTTGGTGAACCGGATTTATTGAGTACCCATGTCAAAAACTGCGCTAAGAGAGCAAACAGGAGCCTTATCTTCAAATAAAATCTCATTTCAGTtcctttaatttatttaaaattataaattactataatgataaaattacactttgattttcaatatgataaaattttaatttaattcttttaaaaattttgatataataaattaatatactaataaaattatattttggctTCATCCCTTATCTAAGTTTGAGTTTTACATGTGTAATTGTAAAGCACCCATAA
This is a stretch of genomic DNA from Gossypium arboreum isolate Shixiya-1 chromosome 11, ASM2569848v2, whole genome shotgun sequence. It encodes these proteins:
- the LOC108472843 gene encoding uncharacterized protein LOC108472843; its protein translation is MCPMRFLLVFFSAILAGYFAWRTAVGSSVDADDGVSEDSRKVVAKNEQDFSFKMMVKNGFWVFVDMASGRYLWRNFKELKNDEKLKSS